The Dunckerocampus dactyliophorus isolate RoL2022-P2 chromosome 16, RoL_Ddac_1.1, whole genome shotgun sequence genome includes a window with the following:
- the fam222ba gene encoding protein FAM222B, translating to MLACLPGPGDLPLQLLPHTQMNTGPQKWDTTQRMRSTPFPTPAELDAYAKKVANNPLTIKIFPNSVKVPQRNHVRRTVNGLDTSGQRYSPYPSSQASAKAGLLAIVKVPTVKGILKDFAGSRARLHPEVIMNHLSGPYQVASTSTLNHHPTLPNHSLTLQPQDTPQTLQMPLRHPLTMAQHPQGPPRLQTVSQHQVLGHPQVPPTVLLQQQHLQQQQQQQPPPGLQGSRKLPDGDAPPNVTVSTSTIPLPMATGLHQGRQPDLSTIVHQINRFCQARAQGVGSASLCEGQIANPSPISRSLLISACSRVSMHNNPATSGFPPANCIVGPHEKATIPVGALPPPSVTMNHLPSNHTDLKQQQHPQQHLHPQANQQLPPNTQQKMRSWNQHQLTHVPHVQNGGSHPGKQPPREAPFPFKGMSYPADMCVGQPYTLKPPLERPTPSPPVNNNNGMTGPLAHYNNGHYFQSHIWNSSILPTPNSDSSGSQDVAMPFHGAGPGGCTTLECGPPGAPHYRLPPSSSTSSAQTNLMQTTDYMGGDFQTPYFRDQNLGLMGKMHGPPVSREVGDGRSALIQHPGYR from the coding sequence GGGACACCACACAAAGGATGAGATCCACTCCCTTCCCAACCCCTGCAGAATTGGATGCCTATGCTAAGAAGGTTGCCAACAACCCCCTCACTATCAAGATCTTCCCCAACAGCGTCAAGGTCCCCCAGCGAAATCACGTGCGGCGCACGGTCAACGGGCTGGACACATCAGGCCAGCGCTACAGCCCTTACCCTTCCTCTCAGGCCAGCGCCAAGGCCGGCCTCCTCGCCATCGTCAAGGTGCCCACCGTCAAGGGCATCCTCAAAGATTTCGCCGGCAGCCGGGCTCGCTTGCACCCTGAAGTCATCATGAACCACCTCAGCGGACCTTACCAAGTGGCTTCGACCAGCACTTTAAACCATCACCCGACTCTGCCCAACCACAGCTTAACCCTGCAACCGCAGGACACACCTCAGACTCTGCAGATGCCACTCAGACACCCTCTCACCATGGCCCAGCACCCTCAGGGCCCACCTAGACTGCAGACTGTCTCTCAGCACCAAGTCCTCGGTCACCCTCAGGTGCCCCCGACTGTCTTACTTCAGCAGCAGCAccttcagcagcagcagcagcagcaaccgcCGCCTGGCCTGCAGGGGAGCAGAAAGCTGCCAGATGGCGACGCACCACCCAATGTGACCGTCTCTACCTCAACCATTCCACTCCCCATGGCCACAGGGTTGCACCAGGGCCGCCAGCCGGACCTGAGCACCATTGTGCACCAGATCAACCGCTTCTGCCAAGCTCGGGCCCAAGGCGTTGGCTCGGCCTCCCTGTGCGAGGGCCAGATCGCCAACCCCAGCCCCATCAGTCGCAGCCTGCTTATCAGCGCCTGCTCCAGGGTGTCCATGCACAACAACCCAGCCACCTCTGGCTTCCCCCCGGCCAACTGCATCGTTGGCCCTCATGAGAAAGCAACCATCCCGGTGGGGGCCCTCCCTCCACCCAGCGTGACCATGAACCACTTGCCTTCCAACCACACAGATCTCAAGCAGCAACAGCACCCTCAGCAGCATCTGCACCCACAAGCCAATCAGCAGCTGCCACCGAACACGCAACAGAAGATGCGCTCTTGGAATCAGCATCAGTTGACCCACGTGCCCCATGTTCAGAACGGAGGGAGCCACCCTGGCAAGCAGCCTCCCAGGGAAGCCCCCTTCCCTTTCAAGGGAATGAGCTACCCTGCAGACATGTGCGTGGGTCAGCCATATACACTCAAACCTCCTCTAGAGCGGCCCACGCCCTCTCCACcggtcaacaacaacaacggcaTGACGGGCCCCCTGGCCCACTACAACAACGGCCACTACTTCCAATCTCACATTTGGAACAGCAGCATCCTCCCCACACCCAACAGCGACAGCTCCGGGTCTCAGGACGTAGCCATGCCATTCCACGGGGCGGGCCCGGGGGGGTGCACCACACTCGAATGTGGGCCCCCTGGGGCTCCCCATTACAGGCTACCACCaagctcctccacctcctctgcCCAGACTAATCTGATGCAAACCACAGATTACATGGGCGGGGACTTCCAGACGCCCTATTTCCGCGATCAGAATCTCGGGTTAATGGGCAAGATGCACGGGCCCCCTGTGAGCAGGGAGGTAGGGGATGGCAGGAGTGCTCTCATCCAGCATCCAGGGTACAGATAA